A window of the Cicer arietinum cultivar CDC Frontier isolate Library 1 chromosome 6, Cicar.CDCFrontier_v2.0, whole genome shotgun sequence genome harbors these coding sequences:
- the LOC101505895 gene encoding UDP-glycosyltransferase 76B1 has product MESKERGKGQRVILMASPFQGHITPLLQLAHILYTNAFSITILHTIFNSPNTSSYPHFTFLPLIASLSDYEASNLDAVRLTELINIRCVNPLKECFHLLLSQDKEDDRVACFISDAALYFTQDVCDHFGIRRFVLRTGGPSSFLVFASFPLLKQKGYFPLQESRLEEPVVDLPPLKVKDLPVFQSQEPEAFYKLVCRFVDECKRSSGVIWNTFEEFESSALAKLRQDFSIPMYPIGPFHKYLLPSSTSTSLLTPDKSCISWLDKQEPNSVVYVSFGSIVAISEAEFLEIAWGLADSNQPFLWAIRPGVIRGSEWLEPLPSGFLENLGGRGYIVKWAPQEQVLKHPSVGAFWTHNGWNSTLESVCEGVPMICMPSFGDQKINAKYVSDVWKVGVQLQNKLETGEIEKAIRKLMLGDEANEIRENIMNLKEKANLCLKEGGSSYSFLDCLVSEILSLKSSTSVCLKSH; this is encoded by the exons ATGGAATCAAAAGAGAGAGGAAAAGGGCAGAGAGTGATTTTAATGGCATCACCATTCCAAGGACACATAACACCATTACTCCAACTAGCACACATCCTCTACACTAACGCTTTCTCAATCACAATCCTTCACACCATCTTCAATTCCCCCAACACTTCTTCTTACCCTCACTTCACTTTCCTCCCTCTCATCGCCTCCTTATCGGATTACGAAGCTTCCAACCTAGACGCCGTGCGTCTCACCGAACTCATCAATATCAGATGCGTCAACCCTTTGAAGGAATGTTTCCATCTCTTGCTTTCACAGGATAAGGAAGATGATCGTGTTGCTTGTTTTATTTCTGATGCTGCTCTTTATTTCACTCAAGATGTTTGTGATCATTTTGGGATTCGTCGTTTCGTTCTTAGGACTGGTGGCCCCTCCTCTTTTCTTGTTTTTGCTTCCTTTCCTCTTCTCAAACAAAAAGGTTATTTTCCTCTTCAAG aaTCAAGATTGGAGGAACCTGTGGTAGATCTACCACCACTCAAAGTGAAAGACCTTCCTGTGTTTCAGTCACAAGAACCTGAGGCATTTTACAAGCTAGTTTGTCGCTTTGTCGATGAGTGTAAGAGATCTTCAGGGGTTATTTGGAACACCTTTGAAGAGTTTGAATCATCTGCATTGGCAAAACTGCGCCAAGATTTTTCTATACCGATGTACCCTATAGGCCCTTTTCACAAATACTTGCTTCCCAGCTCAACTTCAACTAGCTTATTGACCCCAGACAAAAGCTGCATCTCTTGGTTAGACAAACAAGAACCTAACAGTGTTGTTTATGTGAGTTTTGGGAGTATTGTAGCAATAAGTGAAGCTGAATTCTTGGAGATAGCTTGGGGGTTAGCTGACAGCAACCAACCTTTCTTGTGGGCGATTCGACCCGGGGTAATCCGTGGTTCGGAATGGCTTGAACCATTGCCAAGTGGGTTCCTAGAGAATTTGGGAGGAAGAGGGTACATTGTGAAATGGgctcctcaagaacaagtgctgAAGCATCCTTCAGTTGGAGCATTTTGGACTCATAATGGTTGGAACTCAACTTTGGAGAGTGTATGTGAAGGGGTTCCAATGATTTGCATGCCATCTTTTGGAGACCAAAAGATCAATGCCAAATATGTAAGTGATGTTTGGAAGGTTGGAGTGCAATTGCAGAATAAGCTTGAGACAGGAGAGATAGAGAAGGCCATTAGAAAACTAATGCTTGGAGACGAAGCCAATGAAATTAGAGAGAATATCATGAATTTGAAGGAAAAAGCAAATCTTTGCTTGAAAGAAGGAGGTTCTTCTTATAGTTTCCTTGATTGTTTGGTTAGTGAAATATTGTCCCTGAAATCTTCTACAAGTGTATGTTTGAAATCACATTGA
- the LOC101506207 gene encoding uncharacterized protein, with translation MKKLCPNLDREDGLETVLEVPIPEEIFTHKSGTMKAWQNVKFWMKPNAESKAASMTAVFGGRNTEIQLLLGVVGAPLIPSPIISDNQLITRSIKDQHIEVSMAKYIVKQYVAAVGGERALNSVDSMYAMGQVKMATSEFSAGEGGGVNSNNKKMVKVKNVEMKGEMGGFVVWQKRPELWCLELVVSGYKISAGSDGKVAWRQTPWHHSHASRGPPRPLRRFLQGLDPRSTANLFSNSVCIGEKTVNKEDCFILKLEAESSTLQARSNSNVEIVRHTVWGYFSQRTGLLVQLEDSHLLKLKSSETDSIYWETNMESLIQDYRTVDGIQIAHTGKTKVSLFRFGEGPETRTRTRMEEVWQVEEVDFNIKGLSIDCFLPPSDLKREQEEAGQCGGGVAANAKLPYKIRSASFRISASKVAAVNLDDSCTSESDEDL, from the exons ATGAAGAAGCTTTGTCCTAACCTTGATCGAGAGGATGGTCTTGAAACAGTGCTTGAAGTTCCTATACCAGAGGAAATTTTCACACACAAGAGTGGAACCATGAAAGCTTGGCAGAACGTCAAGTTTTGGATGAAGCCAAACGCAGAATCAAAAGCAGCTTCTATGACAGCAGTTTTCGGTGGAAGAAACACAGAGATTCAGCTTTTGTTAGGTGTTGTAGGAGCTCCATTAATTCCTTCACCTATCATCTCTGACAACCAACTCATCACTCGTAGCATTAAAGACCAACACATT GAGGTTTCAATGGCGAAATATATAGTGAAACAGTATGTGGCTGCAGTGGGAGGAGAAAGAGCATTGAATTCAGTGGATAGTATGTATGCAATGGGACAAGTGAAGATGGCAACTTCAGAGTTTTCTGCAGGGGAAGGAGGGGGTGTGAATAGTAATAATAAGAAGATGGTGAAGGTGAAGAATGTGGAGATGAAAGGTGAGATGGGTGGTTTTGTGGTGTGGCAGAAGAGACCAGAGTTATGGTGTTTAGAGTTGGTGGTTTCTGGTTACAAGATTAGTGCTGGAAGTGATGGAAAAGTTGCATGGAGACAAACTCCTTGGCATCACTCTCATGCTTCTCGTGGTCCACCTAGACCTCTTAGACGTTTCTTACAG GGTCTTGATCCAAGGTCAACTGCTAACCTATTCAGCAACTCTGTATGCATTGGAGAGAAGACAGTAAACAAAGAAGACTGTTTCATATTGAAACTCGAAGCAGAGTCATCGACACTACAAGCAAGAAGCAACAGCAATGTAGAGATAGTTCGCCACACAGTGTGGGGATACTTCAGCCAAAGAACAGGACTATTAGTGCAGCTAGAAGACTCTCACTTGCTCAAACTCAAATCCTCAGAAACCGACAGCATATACTGGGAAACCAACATGGAGTCGTTAATACAAGACTACAGAACTGTCGATGGCATTCAAATAGCACACACAGGGAAAACAAAGGTGTCCTTGTTCAGGTTTGGTGAAGGACCCGAGACGCGTACTAGGACACGGATGGAGGAGGTGTGGCAAGTTGAAGAAgttgattttaatattaaagGTTTGTCTATTGATTGTTTTTTACCTCCTAGTGATTTGAAGAGAGAGCAAGAAGAAGCAGGACAGTGTGGTGGTGGTGTTGCTGCTAATGCTAAGTTGCCTTATAAGATTCGTTCAGCTTCTTTTAGGATAAGTGCTTCTAAAGTAGCAGCTGTGAACTTGGATGATTCTTGTACTAGTGAGAGCGATGAAGATTTGTAA